The Buchnera aphidicola (Hyalopterus amygdali) genome has a segment encoding these proteins:
- the rplP gene encoding 50S ribosomal protein L16, protein MLQPKRTKFRKMHKGRNRGLSIGGKISFGTFGLQAIDRGRLTARQIESARRAITRCIKRQGKVWIRIFPDKPITQKPLEVRMGKGKGNVEYWVALVQPGTILYEMDGVSEEESRIAFKLASAKLPVKTTFITKTVM, encoded by the coding sequence ATGTTACAACCAAAACGCACTAAATTTCGTAAAATGCACAAAGGACGAAATCGCGGACTTTCTATTGGTGGTAAAATTAGTTTTGGCACGTTTGGATTACAAGCAATTGATCGAGGTCGATTGACAGCTAGACAAATTGAATCTGCACGTAGAGCGATAACACGTTGTATTAAAAGACAAGGAAAAGTTTGGATACGTATCTTTCCTGACAAACCTATTACGCAAAAGCCATTAGAAGTTAGAATGGGGAAGGGAAAAGGTAATGTTGAATATTGGGTAGCTTTAGTTCAACCTGGTACAATTCTTTATGAGATGGATGGAGTTTCTGAAGAAGAATCACGTATTGCATTTAAGCTTGCTTCAGCAAAACTACCTGTTAAAACTACTTTTATAACAAAAACGGTGATGTAA
- the rpsC gene encoding 30S ribosomal protein S3: MGQKVHPNGMRLGIIKKWNSVWFANSKDFADHLDGDYRVRQFLMKKLIKASISRIIIERPAKSIRVTIYTARPGIVIGKKGEDVEKLRIKIAQITGVPAQINISEVRKPELDAKLVSESITSQLERRVMFRRAMKRSVQNAMRQGAKGIKVEVSGRLGGAEIARREWYREGRVPLHTLRADIDYNISEAHTTYGVIGVKVWIFKGEILGGMSTVENLEKPFVSTKKQHRKNRR; this comes from the coding sequence ATGGGTCAAAAAGTACATCCTAATGGTATGCGACTGGGTATAATAAAAAAATGGAATTCTGTATGGTTTGCAAATAGTAAAGATTTTGCTGATCATTTAGATGGTGATTATAGAGTTCGTCAATTTTTGATGAAAAAATTAATTAAAGCATCAATTTCCCGTATTATTATTGAAAGACCAGCTAAAAGCATTCGTGTTACTATTTATACAGCTAGACCAGGCATTGTAATTGGCAAAAAAGGAGAAGATGTAGAAAAATTAAGGATAAAAATTGCACAAATTACTGGTGTTCCAGCTCAAATAAATATTTCTGAAGTACGAAAACCAGAATTAGATGCAAAACTTGTTTCAGAAAGTATTACTTCACAGTTAGAAAGACGAGTCATGTTTCGAAGAGCTATGAAAAGGTCTGTTCAAAATGCTATGAGACAAGGTGCAAAAGGTATTAAAGTGGAAGTTAGCGGTCGATTAGGAGGTGCGGAAATTGCTCGTAGAGAATGGTATAGAGAAGGAAGAGTACCATTGCATACTCTTCGTGCAGATATTGATTATAATATTTCGGAAGCACATACAACATATGGTGTAATAGGCGTAAAAGTGTGGATTTTTAAAGGTGAAATATTAGGTGGAATGTCAACTGTTGAAAATCTAGAAAAACCTTTTGTTTCAACAAAAAAACAACATCGTAAAAATCGCAGGTAG
- the rplV gene encoding 50S ribosomal protein L22: MKTLAQHRQARCSAQKIRLIADLIRGKKVPKALDILSFNNKKSAILVKKVLESAIANAEHNDGADIDKLKIIQIFVDEGSTMKRMMPRAKGRADRILKRTSHITVIVSDR; the protein is encoded by the coding sequence ATGAAAACTTTAGCTCAACATCGTCAAGCTCGTTGTTCTGCTCAAAAAATTCGCTTAATAGCAGATTTAATTCGTGGTAAAAAAGTTCCAAAAGCATTGGACATTTTAAGTTTTAACAATAAAAAATCTGCCATTTTAGTTAAAAAAGTACTTGAATCTGCTATAGCAAATGCTGAACATAATGATGGTGCGGATATAGATAAGTTAAAAATAATTCAAATATTTGTTGATGAAGGCTCAACAATGAAAAGAATGATGCCACGTGCTAAAGGACGGGCAGATCGTATTTTAAAACGTACTAGTCATATTACTGTAATTGTGTCTGATCGTTAA
- the rpsS gene encoding 30S ribosomal protein S19 yields the protein MPRSLKKGPFIDLSLLKKVEKSVKKNDKKPLKTWSRRSTIFPNMVGLTISIHNGRHHIPIFITEEMVGHKLGEFSLTRTYRGHTADKKVKKR from the coding sequence ATGCCCCGTTCTCTTAAAAAAGGACCCTTTATTGATTTAAGTTTATTAAAAAAAGTTGAAAAATCAGTTAAAAAAAATGATAAAAAACCTTTAAAAACTTGGTCAAGACGTTCAACAATATTTCCTAACATGGTAGGTTTAACGATATCTATTCACAACGGACGTCATCATATTCCAATTTTTATTACTGAAGAAATGGTTGGACATAAATTGGGTGAGTTTTCTTTAACTCGCACTTACAGAGGGCATACTGCTGATAAAAAAGTAAAAAAACGTTAG
- the rplB gene encoding 50S ribosomal protein L2: protein MAIVKCKPTSPGRRHVIKVVNKDLYKGKPYSFLLSKKSKSGGRNNNGRITTRHIGGGHKRAYRIVDFKRNKDNIEASVERLEYDPNRSSNIALILYKDGKRDYILAPKNLKVGDTILSGVNIPIKVGNALPIKNIPVGSSIHNVEMKPGKGGQIARSAGSYVQLVACDKDYATLRLRSGEMRKIESKCRATIGEVGNSEHMLKVLGKAGASRWIGIRPTVRGTAMNPVDHPHGGGEGRNFGKHPVTPWGVQTKGKKTRKNKRTEKFILRHRHK, encoded by the coding sequence ATGGCAATTGTTAAATGCAAACCGACATCTCCAGGTCGTCGTCATGTTATTAAAGTTGTAAATAAAGACCTATATAAAGGTAAACCATATTCTTTTCTTTTATCGAAAAAAAGTAAAAGTGGTGGACGAAATAATAATGGTAGAATAACAACGCGTCATATTGGTGGTGGGCATAAAAGAGCATATCGAATAGTAGATTTTAAAAGAAATAAAGATAATATAGAAGCTTCAGTAGAGCGTTTAGAATACGATCCTAATCGTTCATCTAATATTGCTTTAATATTATATAAAGATGGGAAGCGAGATTATATTTTAGCACCTAAAAATTTAAAAGTAGGAGATACTATTTTATCCGGAGTAAATATTCCTATTAAAGTAGGTAATGCTTTACCTATTAAAAACATTCCAGTTGGTTCTTCTATTCATAACGTAGAAATGAAGCCAGGAAAAGGTGGACAAATAGCTCGTTCTGCTGGTAGTTATGTACAATTAGTTGCGTGCGATAAAGATTATGCAACTTTAAGACTTCGATCTGGTGAAATGCGAAAAATTGAATCTAAATGCAGAGCTACTATTGGCGAAGTGGGCAACTCTGAACATATGTTGAAGGTATTAGGTAAGGCAGGAGCATCACGTTGGATAGGAATTCGACCAACTGTTCGTGGTACAGCTATGAATCCTGTTGATCATCCTCATGGAGGTGGTGAAGGAAGAAACTTTGGAAAACATCCTGTAACTCCTTGGGGAGTGCAAACTAAGGGTAAAAAAACTCGCAAAAACAAGCGCACTGAAAAATTTATTTTACGTCATCGTCATAAATAA
- the rplW gene encoding 50S ribosomal protein L23, which produces MIFAERLFKVLISPHISEKSSISMEKFNTVVLKVSRKSTKHEIKYAVQKLFNIEVDTIRTVYVKGKKKRQSNRIISRKDWKKAYIKVKKGQNLDFIGNIE; this is translated from the coding sequence ATGATTTTTGCAGAACGTTTGTTTAAAGTTTTAATTTCTCCACATATATCTGAAAAATCCTCTATATCTATGGAAAAATTTAATACTGTAGTTTTAAAAGTGTCTAGAAAATCGACTAAACATGAAATTAAATATGCAGTACAAAAATTATTTAATATAGAAGTTGATACTATCAGAACAGTTTATGTGAAAGGAAAAAAAAAGCGTCAATCTAATCGTATTATTTCTAGAAAAGATTGGAAAAAAGCCTATATTAAAGTTAAAAAAGGTCAAAATTTAGATTTTATTGGAAATATAGAGTAG
- the rplD gene encoding 50S ribosomal protein L4, whose amino-acid sequence MELVIKDVQSLLSVSEIIFGRDFNEDLVHQVVIAYSSATRQGTRAQKSRADVSGSGKKPWRQKGTGRARAGSFRSPIWRSGGVTFAAKPQEHTQKVNKKMYRGALKSIFSELIRQKRLILFEKFSLDCPKTSLLVKKLKEINLTSALILIKNSDNNLFLASRNLYSVDVKNVCSMDPVSLIAFENVIITVEALKKVEEILS is encoded by the coding sequence ATGGAATTAGTGATTAAAGACGTGCAAAGTCTTCTTAGTGTTTCTGAAATCATTTTTGGTCGCGATTTTAATGAAGATTTAGTTCACCAGGTGGTTATTGCTTATTCATCTGCTACTCGTCAAGGTACACGAGCACAAAAAAGTCGTGCCGATGTTTCGGGATCAGGTAAAAAACCATGGAGACAAAAAGGTACTGGTCGTGCACGCGCAGGTTCTTTTAGAAGTCCTATATGGAGATCAGGTGGAGTGACATTTGCCGCAAAACCACAAGAACATACTCAAAAAGTTAATAAAAAAATGTATCGTGGTGCACTAAAAAGCATTTTTTCTGAATTAATACGTCAAAAAAGATTAATTTTATTTGAAAAATTTTCATTAGACTGTCCTAAAACAAGTCTTTTAGTGAAAAAATTAAAAGAAATCAATTTAACTAGCGCGCTTATTTTAATTAAAAATTCAGATAATAATTTGTTTCTTGCATCTAGAAATTTATATTCAGTTGATGTGAAAAATGTATGTTCTATGGATCCAGTCAGTTTAATTGCTTTTGAGAATGTGATTATCACTGTTGAAGCCTTAAAGAAGGTAGAGGAAATTCTTTCATGA
- the rplC gene encoding 50S ribosomal protein L3: MIGLIGKKIGMTRIFTKEGNAIPVTVIEIQENRITQIKNIKTDKYCAIQVTTGSKKLNRLKKSQSGHFLKSGVIPGRGLWEFRIHNNEDFKIGQNIKIDIFNNIKKVDITGTSKGKGFSGTVKRWNFKTQDATHGNSLSHRVPGSIGQNQTPGRVFKGKKMAGHLGNNRVTIQNLNIVNIDENRNLLLVKGAVPGPTGSDLIVKPAVKI; this comes from the coding sequence ATGATTGGTTTAATTGGTAAAAAAATAGGCATGACGCGTATTTTTACGAAGGAAGGAAATGCAATTCCTGTGACAGTAATTGAAATACAAGAAAATAGAATAACACAAATTAAAAATATTAAGACTGATAAATATTGTGCTATTCAAGTGACAACTGGTTCAAAAAAATTGAATAGACTTAAAAAATCTCAGTCAGGTCATTTTTTAAAATCAGGTGTTATTCCTGGTCGTGGTTTATGGGAATTTAGAATTCATAATAATGAAGATTTTAAAATTGGTCAGAATATAAAAATTGATATTTTTAATAATATTAAAAAAGTAGATATCACAGGAACTTCAAAAGGAAAGGGATTTTCTGGTACTGTAAAACGTTGGAATTTTAAAACTCAAGATGCAACACATGGTAATTCTTTGTCTCATAGAGTGCCAGGTTCTATCGGTCAGAATCAAACGCCAGGTAGAGTGTTTAAAGGAAAAAAAATGGCAGGGCACTTAGGTAACAATCGTGTTACAATTCAAAATTTAAATATAGTAAATATTGATGAAAATCGTAATTTACTTTTAGTGAAAGGTGCTGTTCCAGGACCTACCGGCAGTGATCTTATCGTCAAACCAGCTGTTAAGATTTAA
- the rpsJ gene encoding 30S ribosomal protein S10 encodes MQNQRIRIRLKAFDHRLIDQSTTEIVETAKRTGAQVRGPIPLPTRKERFTILISPHVNKDARDQYEIRTHKRLIDIVEPTEKTVDALMRLDLAAGVDVQISLG; translated from the coding sequence ATGCAGAACCAAAGAATTCGTATTCGTTTAAAAGCTTTTGATCATAGATTAATTGATCAATCAACTACAGAAATTGTTGAAACTGCTAAGAGAACTGGTGCTCAAGTTCGCGGACCAATTCCTTTACCAACTCGTAAAGAACGTTTTACTATTTTAATTTCTCCACATGTAAATAAGGACGCACGTGATCAATACGAAATTCGTACACATAAGAGATTAATCGATATAGTAGAACCTACTGAAAAAACTGTGGATGCGCTTATGCGTCTGGATCTTGCTGCTGGTGTAGATGTTCAAATCAGTCTAGGTTAG
- the tuf gene encoding elongation factor Tu has protein sequence MSKEKFQRLKPHINVGTIGHVDHGKTTLTAAITTVLSKKYGGSARAFDQIDNAPEEKARGITINTSHVEYDTESRHYAHVDCPGHADYIKNMITGAAQMDGAILVVAATDGPMPQTREHILLGRQVGVPYIIVFLNKCDMVDDEELLELVEMEVRDLLTQYDFPGDDTPIIRGSALKALEGDEHWESKILDLSKFLDSYIPEPKRLIDQPFLLPIEDVFSISGRGTVVTGRVEKGIIKVGEEVEIVGIKKTTKTTCTGVEMFRKLLDEGRAGENVGVLLRGTKRDEIERGQVLAKPGSIHPHTTFESEVYVLSKEEGGRHTPFFKGYRPQFYFRTTDVTGSIELPEGVEMVMPGDNIKMTVTLIHPIAMADGLRFAIREGGRTVGAGVVVKVLV, from the coding sequence ATGTCAAAAGAAAAATTTCAACGTTTAAAACCGCATATAAATGTCGGAACTATAGGTCATGTTGATCATGGAAAAACAACCTTGACAGCAGCGATTACAACTGTATTGTCAAAAAAATATGGTGGTTCTGCACGTGCTTTTGATCAGATAGATAATGCACCAGAAGAAAAAGCAAGAGGTATTACGATTAATACTTCTCATGTAGAATATGACACTGAGTCTAGGCATTATGCACATGTAGATTGTCCGGGTCATGCTGATTATATAAAAAACATGATTACTGGTGCTGCTCAAATGGATGGAGCAATTTTAGTCGTTGCTGCTACCGATGGTCCTATGCCTCAAACTCGAGAACATATTCTGCTTGGCAGACAAGTTGGAGTTCCTTATATTATTGTTTTTTTAAATAAATGTGATATGGTAGATGATGAAGAGTTACTAGAATTAGTTGAAATGGAAGTTCGTGATTTATTAACACAATATGATTTTCCTGGAGACGATACGCCTATTATACGAGGTTCTGCTCTTAAAGCTTTAGAAGGTGATGAACATTGGGAATCAAAAATACTTGATTTATCTAAATTTTTAGATAGTTATATACCCGAACCAAAAAGATTAATTGATCAACCGTTTCTTTTGCCTATAGAAGATGTTTTTTCCATATCAGGAAGAGGAACTGTTGTCACTGGAAGAGTAGAAAAAGGTATCATCAAAGTTGGAGAGGAAGTAGAAATTGTAGGTATTAAAAAAACCACTAAAACTACCTGTACGGGCGTCGAGATGTTTCGAAAATTATTGGATGAAGGTCGTGCTGGAGAAAATGTAGGTGTTTTACTTCGTGGTACGAAACGTGATGAAATTGAAAGAGGTCAAGTACTAGCAAAACCAGGTAGTATTCATCCACATACAACATTTGAGTCTGAAGTTTATGTTCTATCCAAAGAAGAAGGGGGACGTCATACTCCATTTTTTAAGGGATATCGTCCTCAGTTTTATTTTCGAACTACTGATGTAACTGGTTCCATTGAATTACCCGAAGGTGTAGAAATGGTTATGCCAGGAGACAATATTAAAATGACTGTTACTTTAATTCATCCTATTGCTATGGCCGACGGTTTACGATTTGCTATACGTGAAGGCGGTCGTACTGTTGGAGCTGGTGTTGTTGTTAAAGTTTTAGTTTGA